A section of the Methanofollis sp. UBA420 genome encodes:
- the gyrA gene encoding DNA gyrase subunit A produces the protein MTSEGDEAHRSVIPVTVETEMKSSYIDYAMSVIIGRAIPDVRDGLKPVHRRILYGMGEMGNTHDKPTKKSASIVGHVMGKYHPHGDSAIYDTLVKMAQPFSYRCMPVEGQGNFGSIDGDSAAAMRYTEARLTPLAEAMLDDIEKETVDFTPNFDESTKEPTVLPAKMPNLLVNGSSGIAVGMATNMPPHNLGEVCDALCAYIDDPDIPVEDLMKLLPGPDFPTGGMIMGRAGIREAYLTGRGKCIIRGVAEIEEEGRTPRIIISEIPFQVNKANLVEQIANLVREKRIEGISDLRDESDKDGIRVVIDLKRDAMPQVVLNQIYKHTPLENTFGIINLAIVGGRPMVLSLPALLGYYLDHRIEVVRRRSEFDLRKANERVHILNGLILALSSIDDVVAAIRSSPSADEARGTLISRFGLDEAQANAILQMQLRRLAALEQQKIQEERGDLQKEIARLQDILRDRTHILAEIEKEVVAIREQFADPRRTEIAAAAGEINKEDLIEDRPALVSLTATNYIKRMPLDAYRMQRRGGKGVIGMATKEDDVVTDVFVASTHDYLLCFTNLGRIYWMKVYDIPESTRTGKGKAIVNLLDLKDERVNAVIPVREFDPEHFLFFATKGGMVLKVPLSEFSRPRPSGILAIKLKEGDELMDVKVTDAAQEVLLTTLKGQSLRFSEDAVRPLHRNSQGVIGIRMREGDYLVALSLVSRDHLLTVTGRGMGKRTEFDEFRGHGRGTMGVRNIQPPYGDGVVSAKAVSDGDEIILMSASGIVMRTSVNGISIQKRGTRGVRVMKMDEGDKVVGFAVIRPEDDDI, from the coding sequence TTGACATCTGAGGGAGACGAGGCGCATCGGTCTGTTATCCCGGTGACGGTCGAGACCGAGATGAAGTCCTCGTACATCGACTACGCGATGTCGGTGATCATCGGCCGGGCCATCCCCGACGTGCGGGACGGCCTGAAGCCGGTCCACAGGCGCATCCTCTACGGCATGGGGGAGATGGGCAACACCCACGACAAACCGACGAAGAAGAGCGCGAGCATCGTCGGCCATGTGATGGGGAAGTATCACCCGCACGGCGACTCCGCGATCTACGATACTCTCGTCAAGATGGCGCAGCCCTTCTCGTACCGTTGCATGCCGGTCGAGGGGCAGGGCAACTTCGGGTCCATCGACGGCGACTCCGCTGCAGCGATGAGGTACACAGAGGCCCGCCTCACGCCCCTTGCCGAGGCGATGCTCGATGATATCGAGAAGGAGACGGTGGACTTCACACCGAACTTCGACGAGTCGACGAAGGAGCCGACTGTCCTGCCCGCGAAGATGCCGAACCTGCTCGTGAATGGGTCGTCGGGGATCGCCGTCGGTATGGCGACGAATATGCCGCCGCACAACCTCGGCGAGGTCTGCGACGCACTCTGTGCGTATATCGACGACCCGGATATACCGGTCGAAGACCTGATGAAACTCCTCCCCGGCCCGGACTTCCCGACCGGCGGGATGATCATGGGCCGTGCCGGCATCCGCGAGGCGTACCTCACCGGCCGGGGGAAATGCATCATCCGGGGCGTTGCCGAGATCGAGGAAGAGGGCAGGACGCCGCGGATCATCATCTCCGAGATCCCCTTCCAGGTGAACAAGGCAAATCTCGTGGAACAGATTGCAAACCTCGTGCGGGAGAAGAGGATCGAAGGGATCTCCGACCTGCGGGACGAGTCCGACAAGGACGGGATCAGGGTTGTCATCGACCTGAAGCGGGACGCGATGCCGCAGGTCGTCCTCAACCAGATCTACAAGCACACTCCCCTGGAGAACACCTTCGGGATCATCAACCTCGCCATCGTGGGAGGCAGACCGATGGTGCTCAGCCTGCCCGCCCTCCTTGGTTACTATCTCGACCACAGGATCGAGGTGGTACGCAGGAGGTCTGAGTTCGACCTGCGGAAGGCAAACGAGAGAGTCCACATCCTCAACGGCCTGATCCTGGCCCTTTCGAGCATCGACGACGTAGTCGCCGCGATCAGGTCGTCGCCGAGCGCCGACGAGGCGAGGGGGACTCTAATATCCCGTTTCGGCCTTGACGAGGCGCAGGCAAACGCCATTCTCCAGATGCAGCTCCGCCGCCTCGCCGCCCTTGAGCAGCAGAAGATCCAGGAGGAACGGGGGGATCTCCAGAAGGAGATTGCCCGCCTGCAGGATATCCTCCGGGACCGCACGCATATCCTTGCCGAGATCGAAAAAGAGGTCGTCGCGATCAGGGAACAGTTTGCGGACCCGCGGCGGACAGAGATCGCCGCGGCGGCAGGGGAGATCAACAAGGAGGATCTCATCGAGGACAGGCCGGCACTCGTCTCCCTGACGGCGACGAACTATATCAAGAGGATGCCTCTCGACGCCTACCGGATGCAGCGTCGGGGCGGGAAGGGTGTCATCGGCATGGCGACGAAGGAGGACGATGTCGTCACCGACGTCTTTGTGGCGAGTACCCACGATTATCTCCTCTGTTTCACGAACCTCGGCCGGATCTACTGGATGAAGGTCTATGATATCCCGGAGAGCACGCGCACCGGGAAGGGGAAGGCGATCGTGAACCTCCTTGACCTGAAGGACGAGCGGGTCAATGCGGTCATTCCGGTGCGGGAGTTCGACCCGGAGCACTTCCTCTTCTTCGCGACGAAGGGGGGCATGGTGCTGAAGGTCCCGCTCAGCGAGTTCTCGCGCCCGCGGCCGAGCGGTATCCTCGCGATCAAGCTGAAGGAAGGCGACGAACTGATGGATGTGAAGGTCACCGACGCGGCGCAGGAGGTGCTCCTGACGACCTTGAAGGGCCAGAGTCTCCGCTTCTCGGAGGACGCGGTCAGGCCGCTCCACCGCAACTCGCAGGGTGTCATCGGGATCAGGATGCGGGAGGGCGACTATCTGGTGGCCTTGAGCCTGGTCTCGCGCGACCACCTGCTCACGGTTACCGGGAGGGGAATGGGCAAGAGGACGGAGTTCGACGAGTTCCGCGGCCACGGCCGGGGCACGATGGGCGTGCGGAACATCCAGCCTCCCTATGGCGACGGCGTCGTCTCGGCGAAGGCGGTTTCGGACGGCGACGAGATCATCCTGATGAGCGCCTCGGGGATCGTGATGAGGACATCGGTCAACGGCATTTCCATCCAGAAGAGGGGCACCCGCGGCGTGCGGGTCATGAAGATGGACGAGGGCGACAAGGTCGTCGGTTTCGCTGTCATCCGTCCTGAGGATGACGATATTTAA
- a CDS encoding DNA topoisomerase subunit B, whose translation MRDSYDASHITVLKGLEPVRERPAMYIGSTDTRGLHHLVYEVVDNSIDEALAGFCDQIRVTIGADGSCTVEDNGRGIPVDTMKSGKSAIEVVLTVLHAGGKFDKNTYQVSGGLHGVGVSVVNALSTVLRATVFRDGRVYEIVFSRGLMTEPLTSRAESLDEMKARYIRVFGVEGEWEGIEDRALFLEQFGDHLTGTRVCFMPDPAIFETVEFDYDVLAHRMRELAFLNSGLAIAIRDERSGEEALYRYDGGITEFVRHLTESDERIHEDPIAVDRKDEENRVEVEVAFQYTNTYKEQVFTFVNSVNTREGGTHLEGFRSAITRAINASAKKNNLLKNGASVRGEDVREGLNAVISLKIANPQFEGQTKMRLGNSNVRGIVDSLVYSSLTEYFEENPKVLQAVIGKALLAARAREAAQSARDLARRKSTLESTGLPGKLADCSERDPAKSEIYIVEGDSAGGSAKQGRDRRFQAILPLRGKILNVEKASPHKILKNAEIQALIAAMGTGISDHFNADKARYHHIVIMTDADVDGAHIRTLLLTFFFRYMPELIERGYVYIAQPPLFRVARGKKKERYAYREEDMKVILAEMGETGISVQRYKGLGEMNAEQLWETTMDPEHRVFKQVRIEDASYANEIFEKLMGDDVEPRREFIWKHAQEVKNLDI comes from the coding sequence ATGAGAGATTCCTATGATGCCTCCCATATCACCGTCCTGAAGGGCCTCGAACCGGTGCGTGAGCGTCCCGCCATGTACATCGGCTCGACCGACACACGGGGCCTCCACCACCTTGTCTACGAGGTCGTGGACAACTCCATCGACGAGGCACTTGCAGGGTTCTGTGATCAGATCAGGGTGACCATCGGCGCCGACGGGTCCTGCACCGTCGAGGACAACGGCCGCGGCATCCCGGTCGACACGATGAAATCAGGGAAGAGCGCCATCGAAGTGGTGCTCACCGTCCTCCACGCGGGCGGCAAGTTCGACAAGAACACATATCAGGTCTCCGGCGGTCTGCACGGCGTCGGCGTCTCGGTCGTCAATGCCCTCTCGACCGTCCTGAGAGCGACGGTCTTCAGGGATGGCCGGGTCTATGAGATAGTCTTCTCGCGCGGACTGATGACCGAGCCTCTCACCTCGCGTGCCGAGAGCCTCGACGAGATGAAGGCACGGTACATCCGGGTCTTCGGCGTCGAGGGTGAGTGGGAGGGCATCGAAGACCGTGCCCTCTTCCTGGAACAGTTCGGCGATCACCTGACCGGCACGAGGGTCTGCTTCATGCCCGACCCCGCGATCTTCGAGACGGTCGAGTTTGACTACGACGTCCTCGCCCACAGGATGCGGGAACTGGCCTTCCTCAACTCCGGGCTTGCGATCGCTATCCGCGACGAGAGGAGCGGTGAGGAGGCTCTCTACCGCTATGACGGGGGGATCACGGAATTTGTCCGCCACCTCACCGAGAGCGACGAGCGGATCCACGAGGATCCTATCGCCGTCGACCGGAAGGACGAGGAGAACAGGGTCGAGGTCGAGGTCGCCTTCCAGTACACGAACACCTACAAGGAGCAGGTCTTCACCTTCGTCAACTCGGTGAACACCCGGGAAGGCGGCACTCATCTCGAAGGTTTCAGGAGCGCGATCACGCGGGCGATCAATGCCTCGGCAAAGAAAAACAACCTCCTCAAGAACGGGGCGTCGGTCAGGGGTGAAGATGTCAGGGAAGGGCTGAACGCCGTCATCTCCCTCAAGATCGCCAACCCCCAGTTCGAGGGGCAGACCAAGATGCGCCTCGGCAACTCGAATGTGCGGGGGATCGTCGACTCCCTGGTCTACTCCTCCCTCACCGAATACTTCGAGGAGAACCCGAAGGTGCTCCAGGCTGTCATCGGCAAGGCCCTTCTTGCAGCGCGGGCACGCGAGGCGGCGCAGAGCGCACGCGACCTTGCCCGGAGAAAGAGCACGCTCGAAAGTACCGGCCTCCCTGGCAAACTTGCAGACTGCTCGGAGCGCGACCCTGCAAAGAGCGAGATCTATATCGTCGAGGGCGACTCTGCAGGCGGTTCCGCGAAGCAGGGGAGAGACAGGCGTTTCCAGGCCATCCTTCCCCTGCGGGGCAAGATCCTCAACGTCGAGAAGGCCTCTCCCCATAAGATCCTGAAGAACGCCGAGATCCAGGCGCTCATTGCGGCGATGGGTACTGGCATCAGCGATCACTTCAACGCCGACAAGGCGCGCTACCACCACATTGTCATCATGACGGATGCCGATGTGGACGGGGCGCATATCCGGACGCTCCTCCTCACCTTCTTCTTCCGGTACATGCCCGAACTGATCGAGCGGGGGTATGTCTACATCGCCCAGCCGCCCCTGTTCAGGGTGGCGCGGGGCAAGAAGAAGGAGAGGTACGCCTACCGCGAGGAGGACATGAAGGTGATCCTCGCCGAGATGGGCGAGACCGGCATCTCGGTCCAGAGGTACAAGGGTCTTGGCGAGATGAACGCCGAACAACTCTGGGAGACGACGATGGACCCTGAACACCGGGTCTTCAAGCAGGTGCGGATCGAGGACGCAAGTTATGCGAACGAGATCTTCGAGAAACTGATGGGCGATGACGTGGAGCCGAGACGGGAATTTATCTGGAAACATGCACAGGAGGTGAAGAACCTTGACATCTGA
- the cbiM gene encoding cobalt transporter CbiM produces the protein MHIPDVFIPLWQSAIYWVIALIFIGLALRWARNELDDEKVPLIAVLAAGIFAIQAFNLPVGMGTTGHLVGGALAAILLGSPYAAVFILTLVLLVQGVVFGDGGLTTMGANIINMGVIGGFVGFYTYKGVMSIAGNTYLSAGVAAWFACLIPALAASVEMFLAGTFPLVEGMIAMGTYHAAIGIIEAVITAGAIYLIASARPDLMKTVEGVAA, from the coding sequence ATGCACATTCCAGACGTCTTTATTCCCCTCTGGCAGAGCGCCATTTACTGGGTCATTGCTCTGATATTCATCGGCCTTGCCCTGCGGTGGGCACGAAACGAACTTGACGACGAGAAGGTACCCCTCATCGCCGTCCTTGCCGCCGGAATCTTCGCCATCCAGGCATTCAACCTCCCGGTCGGCATGGGAACAACAGGTCACCTTGTCGGCGGGGCCCTTGCGGCAATCCTCCTCGGTTCTCCCTATGCCGCGGTCTTCATCCTCACCCTCGTGCTCCTTGTCCAGGGTGTCGTCTTCGGGGACGGCGGACTCACGACGATGGGCGCCAACATCATCAACATGGGCGTCATCGGCGGGTTTGTCGGGTTCTACACCTACAAAGGAGTGATGAGCATTGCAGGGAACACCTATCTCTCCGCAGGCGTCGCCGCCTGGTTCGCCTGCCTCATCCCGGCACTTGCAGCGTCAGTCGAGATGTTCCTCGCGGGTACCTTCCCTCTCGTCGAGGGCATGATCGCGATGGGCACCTACCATGCGGCCATCGGTATCATCGAGGCCGTCATCACTGCCGGTGCGATCTACCTCATCGCCTCGGCGCGGCCTGACCTCATGAAGACAGTCGAGGGGGTGGCGGCATGA
- the cbiQ gene encoding cobalt ECF transporter T component CbiQ produces MIEELFAIEQVAQGTSPVHRCDARVKILIVFAFIIATVAFPYTTGVYLPCAVFLAFFAGLWALSRISPKEYLKRLLLILPFGFFLIVFQIFFTNPHYAEFHPLVTLPLGIAIYAESVEFASILAAKFLVCISFIILLSSTTTMQGMLEGAGRLGLPSEFTLILGMMIRYLFLFGRMYVRVNAALQTRCFDALDRSLPHRYRLKMLAYEVGTIFIRSFEQGERTYTSMLCRGYGKDSRLLITKKPLKVVEWVFLAGTFALIIATSTLTWLF; encoded by the coding sequence ATGATAGAGGAACTCTTCGCGATCGAGCAGGTGGCGCAGGGGACAAGCCCCGTCCACCGGTGCGACGCACGGGTGAAGATCCTCATCGTCTTCGCCTTCATCATCGCCACCGTCGCATTCCCGTACACGACCGGGGTCTACCTTCCCTGTGCCGTCTTCCTGGCATTCTTTGCGGGCCTCTGGGCACTCTCCAGGATCTCCCCAAAAGAATACCTCAAGCGCCTCCTCCTCATCCTGCCCTTCGGTTTCTTCCTCATCGTCTTCCAGATCTTCTTCACCAACCCGCACTACGCCGAGTTCCACCCCCTCGTCACCCTCCCCCTCGGGATCGCGATCTATGCCGAGTCCGTGGAGTTCGCCTCCATCCTCGCGGCAAAGTTCCTGGTCTGCATCTCCTTCATCATCCTGCTCTCGTCCACGACGACGATGCAGGGTATGCTCGAAGGCGCCGGGCGCCTCGGACTCCCGTCCGAGTTCACCCTCATTCTGGGGATGATGATCCGCTATCTCTTCCTCTTCGGGAGGATGTACGTGCGGGTCAACGCGGCCCTCCAGACGCGGTGTTTCGACGCCCTCGACCGCTCCCTGCCCCACCGCTACCGCCTGAAGATGCTCGCCTACGAGGTCGGGACGATCTTTATCAGGTCCTTCGAGCAGGGGGAACGGACCTACACGAGCATGCTCTGCCGCGGCTATGGGAAGGACTCCCGCCTCCTCATCACGAAAAAACCGTTGAAGGTGGTCGAATGGGTGTTTCTTGCCGGGACGTTCGCCCTCATCATCGCTACCTCGACCCTTACCTGGCTGTTCTGA
- a CDS encoding secondary thiamine-phosphate synthase enzyme YjbQ, translating into MVYQEEITVTTHGEGEIVDLTLAVRRCVAASGTVTGTCTLFLIGSTAAITTIEYEDGVLRDLADALERVVPSGITYAHDARWGDGNGRSHVRASLVGPSLVVPVQDGALRLGTWQQIVLLELDVREHRERTVLCTVIP; encoded by the coding sequence ATGGTCTATCAGGAAGAGATCACCGTCACCACCCATGGTGAGGGAGAGATCGTCGACCTCACCCTCGCGGTGCGGCGGTGCGTCGCCGCAAGCGGCACCGTGACCGGCACCTGCACACTCTTTCTCATCGGGTCGACCGCCGCCATCACTACCATCGAATATGAGGATGGCGTCCTCCGCGACCTTGCCGACGCCCTCGAACGCGTCGTCCCATCCGGCATCACCTATGCCCATGACGCACGCTGGGGGGACGGCAACGGCCGCTCGCATGTGCGGGCGTCTCTTGTCGGCCCGTCGCTCGTCGTCCCTGTCCAGGACGGGGCGTTACGCCTCGGCACCTGGCAGCAGATCGTCCTCCTCGAACTCGATGTCAGGGAGCACCGGGAGCGGACCGTCCTGTGCACGGTCATCCCCTGA
- a CDS encoding UPF0147 family protein yields the protein MATPQETINVCIQMLQHISEDNTIPRNIRRVADETKTLLMNEEKSIGFRAAEAISTIDEISNDPNMPVHARTRIWELVSQLESIPLD from the coding sequence ATGGCCACTCCACAAGAAACAATAAATGTCTGTATCCAGATGCTTCAGCATATTTCCGAAGATAACACAATCCCACGGAACATCCGCAGGGTTGCCGACGAAACAAAGACCCTTCTTATGAACGAGGAAAAGAGTATCGGGTTCAGGGCAGCAGAGGCCATCTCCACCATTGACGAGATCAGCAACGACCCGAACATGCCGGTCCACGCCCGCACCCGCATCTGGGAGCTTGTCTCGCAGCTTGAGAGCATCCCTCTCGACTGA
- a CDS encoding DEAD/DEAH box helicase — translation MNYLTHPLIRPESLEERRYQLAIALKAMDAHTMVVLPTGLGKTAIALIVAASRLYREGGRLLVLAPTKPLVEQHLRYFSERLALPEGACAIFTGATGPDERKAAWDGAQAIFATPQVIKNDLIAGRYSLDDVTLLVVDECHRAVGNYAYVFLARRYLSTASKPLLLAMTASPGGDHGKVEEVMENLGVVQVETRTESDADVRPYVHEREMEYLSVDLPGELGLAIADLNILLDSRLAALNRAEFHAPVRDKLSMKALNRLNAEIQGRIAQRDQAGFMAASIYAELMKLRHAVSLAEAQGSRVLTAYLEKLASEGRSGSGTKASIRLAADPVFQRLCDRAMSWDGELHPKVGLAVSLVAEQAREHPESRTILFASFRDTVGLLVDALADAGIHAERFVGQASRDAEKGLSQKQQIDVLKRFREGEFPAIVSTSVGEEGLDVPSTDLVVFYEAVPSEIRSIQRKGRTGRSGAGRIVVLTTKGTSDEVYRFVSQQREKAMIKGIRKLRDSGAPAPVQTSIGAFAAPPAPAPSGPAITVDDREMASRVAETLSDLGLRVTLTRLEVGDYAVGDRILVERKTVQDFADTLVERDLLGQVRDLAAAAVRPVLIVEGEGDLYAARDIHPNAIRGALAAITVGMGVSILFTRSAEETAEMLAVLAKREESEGGGERKLPSGKTFATAAEQQENVIAAFPEVGLKSARALLEHFGSVRAVIDAEKEDLMKVKGIGEKTAGTILDLSHRPYG, via the coding sequence ATGAACTACCTCACCCACCCCCTCATCAGGCCGGAAAGCCTGGAGGAGCGGCGTTATCAACTCGCCATCGCCCTGAAGGCGATGGACGCCCACACGATGGTGGTCCTCCCGACAGGCCTCGGGAAGACCGCCATCGCCCTGATTGTGGCGGCGTCGCGATTGTACCGCGAGGGGGGGAGACTGCTCGTCCTCGCGCCGACAAAGCCCCTGGTCGAGCAGCACCTCCGCTATTTCTCCGAGCGCCTCGCCCTGCCTGAGGGCGCCTGCGCGATCTTCACCGGCGCCACCGGTCCAGACGAACGGAAAGCGGCATGGGACGGTGCGCAGGCAATCTTTGCGACGCCGCAGGTGATCAAGAACGACCTGATCGCGGGGAGGTACTCGCTCGACGATGTCACTCTCCTTGTCGTGGACGAGTGCCACCGGGCGGTCGGGAACTATGCCTATGTCTTTCTTGCCCGGCGCTACCTATCGACGGCGTCGAAACCCCTCCTCCTTGCGATGACCGCAAGCCCGGGCGGCGACCACGGGAAAGTGGAGGAGGTGATGGAAAACCTCGGCGTCGTGCAGGTCGAGACGAGGACCGAGTCGGACGCCGACGTCAGGCCGTACGTCCACGAGCGGGAGATGGAGTATCTCTCGGTGGACCTGCCCGGCGAACTTGGCCTTGCCATCGCCGACCTGAATATCCTTCTTGACTCCCGCCTGGCCGCCCTGAACAGGGCCGAGTTCCACGCCCCTGTCCGGGACAAACTCTCCATGAAGGCGCTCAACCGGCTCAACGCGGAGATCCAGGGACGGATCGCACAGCGCGACCAGGCGGGTTTCATGGCGGCATCGATCTATGCCGAATTGATGAAACTCCGCCACGCCGTCTCCCTTGCCGAGGCGCAGGGAAGTCGCGTCCTTACCGCGTACCTCGAGAAACTCGCGTCGGAGGGGCGGTCGGGGAGCGGGACAAAGGCAAGCATACGTCTTGCGGCAGACCCGGTCTTCCAGCGTCTCTGCGACAGGGCAATGTCGTGGGACGGCGAGCTCCACCCCAAGGTCGGGCTGGCCGTTTCTCTTGTCGCAGAACAGGCGCGGGAGCACCCTGAGAGCCGGACGATCCTCTTTGCAAGTTTCCGGGACACGGTCGGCCTCCTCGTCGATGCCCTCGCCGACGCCGGCATTCATGCCGAGCGTTTCGTGGGGCAGGCGTCACGTGACGCGGAGAAGGGGCTTTCCCAGAAGCAGCAGATCGATGTCCTGAAGAGGTTCAGGGAGGGGGAGTTCCCGGCGATCGTCTCGACTTCGGTCGGCGAGGAGGGGCTCGACGTCCCGTCGACCGACCTTGTCGTCTTCTACGAGGCGGTCCCGTCGGAGATCAGGAGTATCCAGAGGAAGGGGCGGACCGGCAGGAGCGGCGCCGGCAGGATCGTCGTCCTCACCACGAAGGGTACGTCGGACGAGGTGTACCGCTTCGTCTCCCAGCAGAGAGAGAAGGCGATGATCAAGGGTATCCGCAAACTCAGGGATTCCGGTGCGCCCGCTCCTGTCCAGACGAGCATCGGGGCATTTGCCGCGCCGCCCGCACCGGCACCGTCGGGACCGGCGATCACGGTGGACGACCGGGAGATGGCGTCCCGCGTCGCCGAGACACTCTCAGACCTCGGGCTTCGGGTCACCCTGACGCGCCTGGAGGTCGGTGACTATGCCGTCGGCGACCGCATCCTTGTCGAGAGGAAGACTGTCCAGGACTTCGCCGATACCCTTGTCGAGCGCGACCTCCTCGGGCAGGTGCGGGACCTTGCGGCCGCGGCGGTGAGGCCGGTGCTGATCGTCGAGGGCGAGGGCGACCTGTATGCGGCGCGGGACATCCACCCGAACGCGATCCGGGGTGCCCTTGCGGCGATCACGGTGGGGATGGGCGTCTCCATCCTCTTCACGCGGTCGGCCGAGGAGACCGCGGAGATGCTCGCCGTGCTCGCAAAGCGCGAGGAAAGCGAAGGGGGCGGCGAGCGGAAGTTGCCGTCGGGAAAGACTTTTGCAACTGCAGCCGAGCAGCAGGAGAACGTGATCGCCGCCTTTCCCGAGGTCGGGCTGAAGAGTGCCCGGGCTCTCCTCGAACATTTCGGGTCTGTGCGAGCGGTCATCGACGCGGAAAAAGAGGACCTGATGAAGGTGAAGGGGATCGGAGAGAAGACCGCCGGGACGATCCTTGACCTCAGTCACCGCCCTTACGGTTGA
- a CDS encoding PDGLE domain-containing protein, producing MMETKQFVALGIVVAILIGVTAVFFAAGDPDGLESTALVVLGEKSLTGPTPEDADPEAVGKDVGFEYEAPMPDYTMGEDAGKMGEVIAVVVGTFLALLVVLGAGKAVTASKH from the coding sequence ATGATGGAGACGAAGCAGTTCGTCGCCCTCGGTATCGTTGTCGCCATCCTGATCGGCGTCACCGCCGTCTTCTTTGCCGCGGGCGATCCCGACGGCCTGGAGAGCACGGCCCTTGTCGTCCTGGGCGAGAAGAGTCTCACCGGCCCGACACCCGAAGACGCCGACCCCGAAGCCGTTGGCAAGGACGTCGGTTTCGAGTACGAGGCACCCATGCCCGACTACACGATGGGCGAGGATGCCGGCAAGATGGGTGAGGTCATCGCCGTTGTCGTCGGCACCTTCCTTGCCCTCCTCGTCGTCCTCGGTGCCGGCAAGGCAGTCACTGCCTCAAAACACTGA
- a CDS encoding Sjogren's syndrome/scleroderma autoantigen 1 family protein, which produces MAEKKPEDIMAEYLLKGGKMLAKECKTCGSPLFEYRGKTFCVVCAERGAEGERAPAPVATPATAAVPRPAGSAEAGIEGAIASLCARVEGEQDERRCLTLMEAVLAGAEALRMLRQP; this is translated from the coding sequence ATGGCAGAGAAAAAACCCGAGGACATCATGGCTGAATACCTCCTGAAAGGAGGTAAAATGCTTGCGAAGGAGTGCAAAACCTGCGGATCGCCCCTCTTCGAGTACAGGGGGAAGACATTCTGCGTTGTCTGTGCCGAGAGAGGCGCGGAAGGTGAGCGCGCCCCGGCGCCCGTCGCAACGCCCGCGACCGCAGCCGTACCCCGCCCTGCAGGGTCGGCCGAAGCCGGGATCGAAGGGGCGATCGCCTCCCTCTGCGCCCGCGTCGAAGGCGAGCAGGACGAGCGGCGCTGCCTCACCCTGATGGAAGCCGTGCTCGCCGGTGCCGAGGCCCTGCGAATGCTCCGTCAACCGTAA
- a CDS encoding ATP-binding cassette domain-containing protein gives MHIIETRNLTFAYPNRPPALSSVNFIAGRKARIAVIGANGAGKSTLFKHLNGILKPTSGEVLIHGEPITKANQREVRKMVGIVFQNPDDQVFAPTVEQDIAFGPTNLGLDEETIHHRVESAIRLLGLEEMRDRPPHQLSGGEKKRVAIAGILAMEPQVLVLDEPTAGLDPQGVADLISFINTLPERFGMTVIFSTHHLDLVPELADYVYVMDRGTVVEKGTVPEIFSQTDLLTRTRLDIPVLQRLMRSLREAGVSLDEGYTYAEVEAAFLSAYRGRQ, from the coding sequence ATGCACATTATCGAGACCCGAAACCTCACCTTCGCCTACCCGAACCGGCCCCCGGCCCTGAGCAGCGTGAACTTCATCGCCGGCAGGAAAGCACGGATAGCGGTGATCGGGGCGAACGGCGCGGGAAAGAGCACCCTCTTCAAGCACCTCAACGGCATCCTGAAGCCGACGTCGGGCGAGGTGCTCATCCACGGTGAGCCTATCACAAAGGCGAACCAGAGGGAGGTGCGCAAGATGGTCGGCATCGTCTTCCAGAACCCTGACGACCAGGTCTTCGCGCCGACGGTCGAGCAGGACATCGCCTTCGGGCCGACAAATCTGGGTCTCGACGAGGAGACGATCCACCACCGGGTGGAGAGCGCAATCCGCCTCCTCGGTCTCGAAGAGATGCGCGACCGCCCGCCCCACCAGCTCTCCGGCGGGGAGAAGAAGCGTGTTGCCATCGCCGGCATCCTGGCCATGGAGCCCCAGGTGCTCGTCCTCGACGAACCGACGGCCGGGCTCGACCCGCAGGGTGTCGCCGACCTCATCTCCTTTATCAACACCCTGCCCGAGCGTTTCGGTATGACGGTGATCTTCTCCACCCACCACCTCGACCTGGTGCCAGAACTGGCCGACTATGTCTATGTGATGGACCGCGGCACCGTCGTGGAGAAGGGGACGGTGCCGGAGATCTTCTCCCAGACCGACCTCCTGACGCGGACCCGCCTCGATATCCCGGTGCTCCAGAGGCTGATGCGGTCCCTGCGCGAGGCCGGCGTCTCTCTCGACGAGGGCTACACCTATGCCGAGGTCGAGGCGGCGTTCCTCTCCGCGTACCGGGGGAGGCAATGA